Part of the Methylomonas rapida genome is shown below.
CTCGGCTGTGGCTTTGGCGCGCAGTTGTTCGACTTGTTTTTGCGCGTCCGCGAGCAATTTGGCGGCTTTGGCTTCGGCCTCGGCTACGATGCGCACGGCCTCTTGCTTGGCGCTTTGCACGCCCTGATCGCGAATCCTATCGATCAAGGCCTGCACGCTGGTGTCATGGATGCTGGTTTCCGACATGACGGGCCTCCTTCGCCTATTTGGGAATGCTGGCGGACAGCACCAGTGCGAACACGAACGCAAACACCGCAAAACCTTCGACCAATGCGGCCGGCGCCAGCGAAATACCGAAGATTTCCAGCTTGCTTTTCGAGGCGTTGATGGCGGACGCGCAAGCACTGCCCTGGGCCAGTCCGCTCAACAGCAAGGCGATGCCGGTCAAAAACCCCAAACCGAATATGCCCGGCGAGTTCAACAGCGTGATGTCGCGCCGCAGCACCATCGTCACGACGACGCCGAAAATGGCTTGCGACGACGGCATTGCAGCCACGGCGATAAACCGACCGAAACCGCTTTCGACTTCCACCAAGGCGCCGCAAGCCGCCATGCCGGCTCGGGCGCAACCGAACATGCTGCCGACCGCCCCCAATGCCAGTGGCGCATACATACCCAACCAACCCAGCGATAGAATCATGGAATCCATACATAACCTCTCATCTTTAGGAAATTGCCATTGACCAACTCCCTCTCCTGCTGGAGAGGGCTGGGGTGAGGAGAATTTGATCGGCGAAATGCTTTGTTTCGGTTCCCCTCACCCTACCCTCAAAGAGGGTTATTGCGCTTCGCACTGAATAGTTACCGACTTTCTACCTTTCCGTGCGCCTAAAGGGTTTGAACGGCGTACCCTCTTCCTTCAAACCCCAGTTAAAAAACTCGATCACATTCAGCCGCAAGCCTTGAATCACGCCGCTCATCAAGCCCAACAAAAAATTGATGGTATGGCCGAGCAGCAGCACCAAAAACGCGAACACCAAACCGACCCCGGGCATGGCCTGATAGATGTCGGCGGCCATATGGTTGAATTCGATCGCCAGGGCCCCGCTGGCCAGGCCGAGCGCAAACAAGCGCAGATAGCTGAATATGTCGCCGAACGCGGCGGTAAATTTGGTCAAGCCGTGCAGGCCGTGCAGCAAGCGAGGCAGCGGTTTTTCGTAAGGGGACGA
Proteins encoded:
- a CDS encoding ATP synthase subunit C, producing the protein MDSMILSLGWLGMYAPLALGAVGSMFGCARAGMAACGALVEVESGFGRFIAVAAMPSSQAIFGVVVTMVLRRDITLLNSPGIFGLGFLTGIALLLSGLAQGSACASAINASKSKLEIFGISLAPAALVEGFAVFAFVFALVLSASIPK